One part of the Drosophila teissieri strain GT53w chromosome 3R, Prin_Dtei_1.1, whole genome shotgun sequence genome encodes these proteins:
- the LOC122621975 gene encoding mediator of RNA polymerase II transcription subunit 15 has product MYPNWLALLHLPLVCLGVGSQMFAQPLTKHHNTGSILSINRAQGQKIEPAALLQHLQQITGSEALAPLLHELLGQTVPNWQQPQQQQQQQLYQQQQPTQQQQQATNQPQQEQGQHFFVYENAAGQPPQILAGFNGVNVQPEQPGQQLRLQPKPIQTAQQYGGVGPKVVKAPPAAAAAAAAAVWAPRVESHHPPPSPAAATAAPASCQLSSHPSETAAAASPTATPPAPCPPPAGGQRTIPLLSATALKATAG; this is encoded by the exons ATGTATCCAAATTGGCTGGCTCTGCTCCACTTGCCGCTGGTTTGTTTGGGAGTTGGTTCGCAAATGTTTGCACAGCCGCTGACAAA GCACCACAACACCGGCAGCATCCTGAGCATCAATCGGGCGCAGGGACAGAAGATTGAGCCAGCCGCGCTGCTGCAGCATCTGCAACAAATCACGGGCAGCGAAGCGTTGGCGCCATTGTTGCACGAGTTACTCGGCCAAACTGTGCCAAAttggcagcagccacaacagcagcagcaacagcaactctaccagcaacagcaaccaacacagcagcaacaacaggccACAAATCAACCGCAACAAGAACAGGGGCaacacttttttgtttatgaaaaTGCCGCGGGTCAACCACCTCAAATATTGGCCGGGTTCAATGGCGTCAATGTGCAACCTGAACAACCAGGCCAGCAACTGCGCCTCCAGCCAAAGCCAATTCAGACGGCACAACAATATGGAGGAGTCGGGCCAAAAGTCGTTAAGGCGCCGCcagccgcagctgcagcagcagcagcagccgttTGGGCGCCACGAGTCGAGAGCCACCACCCGCC cccATCCCCGGCTGCGGCAACTGCAGCGCCAGCAAGTTGCCAACTCAGCAGCCATCCATCGGAaactgccgctgctgccagccccactgccacgccccctgcgcCGTGTCCGCCTCCTGCGGGTGGCCAGAGGACGATCCCCTTGCTCAGTGCCACGGCGCTCAAGGCGACAGCTggttaa
- the LOC122621555 gene encoding uncharacterized protein LOC122621555 produces the protein MTLVEVSVRQGAAFLALYVLLLAALVRPQMNFSIFVDSFFLQVKHSAVMVLSYRFDSYMAVAAAPLSAVTVFALSKWNERCENPSSKKLMITAVACLYVLVLVANVLANGIVVQQALIRFDQCPYRAWYMYGQMAMSFIKSSIADVQELFSGRPRRRPRLVYRLH, from the coding sequence ATGACCCTTGTGGAAGTGAGCGTCCGCCAAGGAGCTGCGTTCTTGGCCCTGTACGTGCTGCTCCTGGCCGCCCTGGTGCGTCCGCAGATGAACTTCAGCATATTCGTGGACTCGTTCTTCCTGCAGGTCAAGCACTCGGCGGTGATGGTGCTGAGCTATCGCTTTGATTCCTACATGGCAGTGGCCGCCGCACCACTCAGCGCGGTGACGGTGTTTGCCCTCTCCAAGTGGAACGAGCGCTGCGAGAATCCCTCCTCCAAGAAGCTGATGATCACGGCCGTGGCCTGCTTGTATGTCCTGGTGCTGGTGGCCAATGTCCTGGCCAATGGCATAGTGGTGCAGCAGGCGCTCATCCGCTTCGACCAGTGTCCTTATCGGGCGTGGTATATGTACGGCCAGATGGCCATGTCCTTCATCAAATCCTCGATCGCGGATGTCCAGGAACTTTTCAGCGGTCGACCCCGCCGTCGACCGCGACTTGTATATCGTTTACATTAG
- the LOC122621389 gene encoding uncharacterized protein LOC122621389: MAFKYNTQMILLSCSLAVLLGCSEALPRYSRTKDLGTSASAPSFAYAPRPQEPMTLTGNYNLIMPDYYDHHPAESMQLQNFANFYDAQMNPDSDLGMEESQFLSHTPVRAPQPLTPEEKRARQQVPHVDINREKKALLKLKKGSTRPRGADHQEWDQFDYDLYSLNPGDSKKYNYDA; this comes from the exons ATGGCTTTCAAGTACAATACACAAATG ATCCTGCTGAGCTGCAGTTTGGCTGTGCTCCTCGGCTGCTCGGAAGCCCTGCCTCGATACAGTAGAACCAAGGACCTGGGAACCTCCGCCAGCGCCCCCAGCTTCGCCTATGCTCCCCGACCACAGGAACCGATGACCCTCACTGGGAACTACAACCTCATCATGCCCGACTACTACGATCACCATCCGGCGGAGTCCATGCAGCTGCAGAACTTTGCCAACTTCTACGACGCCCAAATGAATCCCGACTCCGACCTGGGCATGGAGGAGTCGCAGTTCCTGAGCCACACTCCCGTGAGGGCACCGCAGCCCTTGACGCCGGAGGAGAAGCGGGCTCGCCAGCAGGTGCCCCACGTGGACATCAATCGGGAGAAGAAGGCCCTGCTCAAGCTGAAGAAGGGCAGCACCAGGCCCAGGGGCGCCGATCACCAGGAGTGGGACCAGTTCGACTACGATCTGTACAGCCTGAATCCCGGCGACAGCAAGAAGTACAACTACGATGCCTAG
- the LOC122621948 gene encoding uncharacterized protein LOC122621948 — MKTTSLQAFVVLMLGVALNLAWACADDGYLYDQPTGEQLQEIQLLPSPRKQRLKPRVYPGHPLQACGNVEPADHSAALTTYHANRPQPRRSYKHQEVQVDSSFFEPSPDRIAELKRILLDQQ, encoded by the exons ATGAAGACGACTTCGCTGCAAGCTTTTGTG GTGCTGATGCTCGGAGTGGCACTGAACTTGGCGTGGGCTTGTGCCGACGATGGTTACCTTTACGACCAGCCCACGGGTGAGCAGCTCCAGGAAATCCAGCTGCTCCCTTCCCCCAGGAAGCAGCGCCTGAAGCCACGTGTCTACCCGGGGCATCCGCTCCAGGCCTGCGGAAACGTGGAGCCGGCGGATCACTCCGCTGCCCTGACCACCTACCATGCCAATCGCCCCCAGCCGCGTCGCAGTTACAAGCACCAGGAGGTCCAGGTGGACAGCTCGTTCTTTGAGCCATCGCCGGATCGGATCGCGGAGCTCAAGCGGATTCTCCTGGATCAGCAATGA
- the LOC122621954 gene encoding uncharacterized protein LOC122621954, which translates to MYLRAAILFSLVIFFGNIMANASKLEFTNIKCHAKDTAFLDFEYCYIKSVNRTYKYISIKAIMHQVPITNGSAKLQILRRFRSYMPITIAANIDVCKFMASKKNLANPMLRLFEDITTNFTNTNHKCPYDHDLFVDRLPAQFLSEHFTNSLPLPPGDYMFNSKWYTNNIERATIYVYSTIS; encoded by the exons ATGTACTTGAGGGCAGCAATATTGTTTTCGCTAGTTATATTTTTCGGGAATATAATGGCA AACGCCTCCAAGCTGGagtttacaaatattaaatgccaTGCAAAGGACACGGCCTTTCTGGACTTTGAGTACTGCTACATAAAATCCGTCAATCGCACCTATAAGTACATATCCATCAAGGCCATTATGCACCAAGTGCCCATTACAAACGGATCG GCCAAACTTCAAATTTTGAGAAGATTTCGGTCCTACATGCCCATAACCATAGCCGCCAACATCGATGTGTGCAAGTTTATGGCATCCAAGAAGAACTTGGCCAATCCAATGCTCCGACTCTTCGAGGACATTACCACCAACTTCACAAACACCAACCACAAGTGTCCCTATGAT CACGACCTCTTCGTAGACAGACTACCTGCCCAGTTTCTGAGTGAGCACTTCACCAATAGCCTGCCACTTCCGCCGGGGGACTACATGTTCAACAGCAAATGGTACACCAACAACATAGAACGGGCCACCATCTACGTATATTCCACTATATCATAA
- the LOC122621980 gene encoding RNA polymerase II degradation factor 1, with amino-acid sequence MPSLWLLISTLALVSCQDYHYHRPPTPFAGESYYQQQQQPQATKFVVQTLGRTYGLETQRAPAIYEDHQTHVVQVLQPRQVPLYQPQAPRQQLHTSSYQNPLLVSTNYQTAPAQPLTSYGPPHLQQQSQPLQSLQPVQPQAQTSTYFPQQQQPAAQPPVQPPAQPAAQPPASYLPPQQPAQKLFFGNPYPYAPVTTGSGQQVLDAGHGSGVAPNEVQAQLLQATGSAPPQTRVGDQVGQSQSSSLDSYDYKQSTPGDSREYQRFVTSCPGGGACQQKELNPGEVDDSHQRVLQTVRASTQPRVEGCYKSQVIYVPAGAAVNSQGQLRPKNRRTFERKEQVLSRYPYN; translated from the exons ATGCCCTCCCTCTGGCTGTTAATCTCGACG CTGGCTCTGGTTAGCTGCCAGGACTACCACTACCACCGGCCACCCACTCCGTTCGCGGGGGAGAGCTActatcagcaacagcagcagcctcaAGCCACCAAGTTCGTGGTGCAGACTCTGGGTCGCACCTACGGCCTGGAGACCCAACGGGCACCGGCCATCTATGAGGATCATCAGACGCATGTGGTGCAGGTGTTGCAGCCGCGACAGGTGCCGCTGTACCAGCCTCAGGCTCCTCGCCAGCAATTGCACACCTCCAGCTACCAGAATCCCCTGCTGGTCAGCACTAACTACCAGACTGCTCCTGCCCAGCCCCTGACCAGCTATGGACCACcccacctgcagcagcaatcGCAGCCCCTGCAATCTCTGCAACCCGTACAGCCTCAAGCCCAGACTTCCACTTACTTCccccaacagcaacagccagcTGCCCAGCCTCCTGTCCAGCCTCCTGCCCAGCCAGCTGCCCAGCCACCTGCAAGCTATCTGCCACCCCAGCAGCCCGCCCAGAAACTGTTCTTCGGCAATCCGTACCCCTATGCCCCAGTGACGACCGGCTCCGGGCAACAGGTGCTCGATGCAGGACACGGCTCTGGTGTGGCGCCCAACGAGGTGCAGGCTCAGCTGCTGCAGGCCACCGGCTCGGCGCCACCACAAACTCGAGTGGGTGACCAGGTGGGGCAGTCGCAGAGCTCCTCCTTGGACTCCTATGACTACAAGCAGAGCACGCCCGGCGACAGCCGGGAGTACCAGAGGTTCGTGACCAGCTGCCCGGGTGGAGGAGCCTGCCAGCAGAAGGAGCTCAATCCCGGCGAGGTGGACGACAGCCACCAACGGGTGCTGCAGACGGTGCGAGCCAGCACACAGCCTCGGGTGGAGGGCTGCTACAAGAGCCAGGTGATCTATGTGCCAGCTGGAGCTGCGGTCAATAGTCAGGGTCAGTTGCGACCCAAGAATCGACGCACTTTCGAGCGCAAGGAGCAGGTGCTCTCCAGATACCCTTACAACTAA